A window of the Plasmodium vinckei vinckei genome assembly, chromosome: PVVCY_08 genome harbors these coding sequences:
- a CDS encoding TFIIH basal transcription factor complex helicase XPD subunit, putative — translation MPTGTGKTVAIFSLITSYQYYKNDDSKFIFCTRTVAEMEKSLIELKKVINYRINIIKKRNELSEQIVKTDIKEDSDMIRNEYKDEEGDNGWSRFGKNSEILAMGISARRCMCVNEKVLLKHEREKIDEECHKLTATFVREKKYISKKLNNYSNSNIDRISDFIIKNKHHIDMEDYFSIYNSKNSISEYNDLGLCGYFENYKKDFVYELIEPGVYTIEELKTLCKNYKNRENMNAPICPYFCAKKIIEIAKVIVLNYQYIIDPKVSKSIFLGKDINNRVNYKKNDIIVFDEAHNIDSVCLEALSVNIDRSILNKASMNITTLFKKIEKSRIVNEDKLREECYKILKKIKSGKEEYNSMLNKNGEPIESINSGNKLFSENRGDMFTQLSSGNENNDNNLESQNKKNQQDEIYFDEEMNLVFRGLMGEEPNNKEGDDIEKLTDKVIIDDLKKILNIDDKENDDVKDKDKDKSNLEEINYSPLLMEDIIKNVVMPGNIRKSEHFLNLMRIVVVYLKKYINIYEVTSEGPLSFLYKCEKDTKLDTSFFKYSFDRLKSLLNALQVVDTDDYSSLNVVCNFCTLIGNYFKGFIIICEPYPEATGIYDPVIQFACLDSSIAMKSVLNRYKSVVLTSGTITPLELYPKLLNFSTVLTASFPMSFDRNCVCPLIVTKSSDLIPLSSQYSLRNDLNVIKNYGFLLVEMCKNIPDGIISYFPSYIYMEHVMSTWYELGIISNILEYKLIFIETKDIVSTTIALHNFKKACDLGKGAVFLSICRGKIAEGIDFDKHYGKCVILFGIPYQYTLSRILKARLDFLKETYNIQENEFLTFDAMRQASQCVGRIIRNKKDYGIMIFSDIRYARNDKKGKLPPWIIKCMDVSNINLTIGAGVSISKKFLLNMSQEYKETDQTKISQVILQNPSKCWDIVKSVLNMDDFI, via the coding sequence ATGCCTACGGGTACTGGAAAAACTGTGGCAATTTTTTCTCTCATAACTTCGTATCagtattataaaaatgatgacagtaaatttattttttgcacACGTACTGTTGCCGAAATGGAAAAATCATTaattgaattaaaaaaggttataaattatagaataaatataataaaaaaacggAATGAATTGTCAGAACAAATTGTAAAGACTGATATAAAAGAGGATAGTGATATGATAAGGAATGAATATAAGGATGAAGAAGGAGATAATGGATGGAGTAGGTTTGGCAAGAACAGTGAAATATTAGCAATGGGTATTAGTGCTAGACGTTGTATGTGtgtaaatgaaaaagtGTTATTAAAACATGAAAGAGAAAAGATTGATGAAGAATGTCATAAATTAACAGCTACATTTgttagagaaaaaaaatatataagtaaaaaattaaataattattccaATAGTAATATTGATAGAATATctgattttataataaaaaataagcatCATATAGATATGGAAGATTATTTTAGTAtttataattcaaaaaatagtattagTGAATATAATGATTTAGGTTTATGTggttattttgaaaattataaaaaagattttGTATACGAATTAATTGAACCTGGTGTGTATACAATTGAGGAATTAAAGacattatgtaaaaattataaaaatcgtGAAAATATGAATGCTCCGATATGCCCATATTTTtgtgcaaaaaaaattattgaaaTAGCTAAAGTTATTGTATTAAATtatcaatatataattgatCCTAAGGTTTCaaaatctatatttttaggcaaagatataaataatcgagtaaattataaaaaaaatgatataattgTATTTGATGAAGCTCACAATATTGACAGTGTATGTTTAGAAGCATTGAGTGTTAATATTGATCGATCTATACTAAATAAGGCATCAATGAATATTACaactttatttaaaaaaatagaaaaatcaAGAATCGTTAATGAGGATAAGTTGAGGGAAGAAtgttacaaaatattaaagaagATTAAATCAGGAAAGGAAGAATATAATTCAatgttaaataaaaatggagaGCCAATTGAATCAATAAATAGTGGCAATAAACTGTTTAGTGAAAATAGAGGGGATATGTTTACACAATTAAGTAGtggaaatgaaaataacGACAACAATTTAGAGtctcaaaataaaaaaaatcagcAAGATGAAATATACTTTGACGAAGAAATGAATTTAGTGTTTCGAGGACTCATGGGGGAAGAGCCTAATAATAAGGAGGGGGATGACATTGAAAAACTTACAGATAAGGTAATTATagatgatttaaaaaaaatattaaacattGATGATAAGGAGAATGATGATGTAAAGGATAAGGATAAGGACAAGTCCAATTTAGaggaaataaattatagtCCGCTTTTAATGGaggatattataaaaaatgtagtgATGCCAGgaaatataagaaaatctgaacattttttaaatttgatGAGAATAGTAGtagtttatttaaaaaaatatataaatatatatgaagtAACATCTGAAGGTccattatcatttttatataaatgtgaAAAAGATACAAAGTTAGATacatctttttttaaatatagttTTGATAGattaaaaagtttattaAATGCATTACAGGTAGTGGATACTGATGATTATTCATCATTAAATGTAGTATGTAATTTTTGTACATTAATAggtaattattttaaagggtttataataatatgtgaGCCATATCCTGAAGCAACAGGAATTTATGACCCGGTCATACAATTTGCATGTTTAGATTCATCAATTGCAATGAAATCTGTATTGAATAGATATAAATCCGTTGTTTTAACAAGTGGTACTATAACCCCTCTTGAGCTTTAtccaaaattattaaatttcaGTACAGTATTAACAGCATCATTTCCTATGTCCTTTGATAGAAATTGTGTATGCCCTCTTATTGTAACAAAAAGTTCTGATTTGATTCCATTATCTTCTCAATATTCATTACGTAATGATTTAAatgtaattaaaaattacggttttttattagtagagatgtgtaaaaatataccaGATGGTATAATCTCTTATTTTccttcatatatatatatggagCATGTTATGTCAACATGGTATGAGTTAGGAATaatatcaaatatattagaatataaattaatatttattgaaaCAAAAGATATAGTATCAACAACAATTGCattacataattttaaaaaagcatGTGACTTAGGAAAAGGAGCcgtttttttatcaatttgTAGAGGTAAAATAGCTGAAGGTATTGATTTTGATAAGCATTATGGGAAGTGTGTGATTTTATTTGGTATACCATATCAATATACATTATCAAGAATATTAAAAGCAAGActtgattttttaaaggaaacatataatatacaagAGAATGAATTTTTAACTTTTGATGCGATGAGACAAGCTTCTCAATGTGTAGGAAGAAttataagaaataaaaaagattatGGTATTATGATTTTTTCTGATATTAGATATGCAAGgaatgataaaaaaggtAAATTGCCACCATGGATTATTAAATGTATGGATGTatcaaatattaatttaactATTGGAGCCGGTGTAAGTATTTCTAAAAAGTTTCTTCTTAA
- a CDS encoding histidine--tRNA ligase, putative: protein MWSFEKSSLKYFLLFVIFLRAHFLCRDIYSQNKPQVFFINNIANNRKQKLRENKKIISVNSIKGIRTFDHTQYKKREYLFNIWKDIARKFSYTFYDLPVLENYGLFQKTNINEYYDFIKNKRHLILRPEITPQLINYLFFKNGGLTKKLETNMLTCKDNCHCTNSHISELNNSKRCDINCRHKNINQKQYMLQNFKKTFKMCTIGQCFRYEQISNYRKREHYQWNMDIIGINNINAEIELFTILLTFFNQVKLYDKDIIIKINNKQIIKSIILKVFKNSLLHYYSQKQIDEIVVNNILHILDKYNKISKYNFKLLLQKNIPFIKYNDINNFNNIIYNIKTVDDLEIFFNFNPNISNDNSVKNILNYFKKLNLHTYFKLDLPTVRGLDYYKNTIFEIFYKNKINRAICGGGRYDFILNKTNIPAVGFGMGDVVISEILFNKENTSNTFDETINIVSFFPNINNDNIKLKNDKYKEYYDILHTLRMNNIKIYTLLQNNLTLSKALKKANSLKSDYFLFCQENEENNFILKNLKTGHQQIVNLENILSIYSSI from the coding sequence ATGTGGTCATTCGAAAAGTCCagtttaaaatatttccttttgtttgtgatttttttaagagctcattttttatgtagaGATATTTACAGCCAAAATAAACCCCAAGTTttctttataaataatatagctAATAATAGAAAACAGAAATTAcgagaaaataaaaaaattatttcagTTAATAGTATAAAAGGGATAAGAACATTTGATCATacacaatataaaaaaagagaatatttatttaatatatggaAAGACATAGCACgaaaattttcatatactTTTTATGATTTACCAGTATTAGAAAATTATGGactttttcaaaaaactaatataaatgaatattatgattttattaaaaataaaaggcATTTAATATTACGTCCAGAAATAACACCacaattaattaattatttatttttcaaaaatggTGGGTTAACAAAAAAGTTAGAAACAAATATGCTCACATGTAAGGACAATTGTCATTGTACTAACTCTCATATTTCAGAACTAAATAATTCCAAAAGGTGTGACATCAATTGTagacataaaaatattaatcaaaaacaatatatgtTACAAAACTTTAAAAAGACTTTTAAAATGTGTACGATTGGTCAATGCTTCCGATATGAGCAAATTTCAAATTATCGTAAAAGAGAGCATTATCAATGGAATATGGATATAATTggaattaataatataaatgctgaaattgaattatttactattttattaacattttttaatcaagtaaaattatatgataaagatattataattaaaattaataataaacaaattataaaatctattatattaaaagtttttaaaaattcattattaCATTATTACTCTCAAAAACAAATAGACGAAATTGTTGTaaacaatattttacatatacttgataaatataataaaatttcaaaatataattttaaattgttattacaaaaaaatataccatttataaaatataatgatataaacaattttaataatattatttataatattaagaCAGTTGATGACttggaaatattttttaattttaatccAAATATTTCCAATGATAATTctgttaaaaatatattaaactatttcaaaaaattaaatttacaCACATATTTCAAATTGGATTTACCAACAGTAAGAGGGTTAGactattataaaaatactatttttgaaattttttataaaaataaaattaatagagCAATATGTGGTGGTGGACGTtatgattttatattaaacaaaacaaaCATACCGGCAGTAGGATTTGGTATGGGCGATGTAGTTATAtctgaaatattatttaataaagaaaatactTCTAACACATTTGATGAAACTATTAATATAGTATCATTCTTTccaaacataaataatgacaatataaaattaaaaaatgataaatataaagaatattaCGATATCTTACACACTCTTAGaatgaataatattaaaatttatacattattgcaaaataatttaaccCTTTCAAaagctttaaaaaaagcCAACTCTTTAAAATCAgattactttttattttgtcaagagaatgaagaaaacaattttattttaaaaaatttaaaaacagGACACCAACAGATTGTCAATTTAGAGAATATACTCTCTATTTATTCCTCCATTTAG
- a CDS encoding delta tubulin, putative translates to MGVLGVQIGQCGNQIGMEFYDSIYKHIMSCKNGSLKNKLINMYFDEECEYDNNIFPIIEYEDFTSNKNIKGHIISPDISNVKCLNNYTARCILIDMEPKVIENCLNGNKFDKNSPDYSNYILKNKNKKYEQARNYEFGKYDNECVRISNFDKSQKYVCGLNEYYEPTNNFIKIFDKKCNIIKSIDNYKNDEMENNSQKFDDNNVVNTSSYSKMYSINQWKYNKNNVIYGLNGSGNNWSYGFNVHAKNICEDFLNLINKELEKNNNNNECIDNIILFHSLAGGSGSGISSYISYILKDEYPKINLFNICVLPYTFGEISVQSLNTILCLSSIYEVSDCVMVFENDKFELMCKKINGGNISGDTIGYSSNSFGSIDTNNINKYICQFLVHTLGLPIDYSYLKNNNYYKYSNFMNSIVSDLCCHPNYKLISTRYLPQVYKENLKFEQNTFNMLIKRMHKMVINGNILDYSVGNSKDSAEMTSHFNNYMDSYFPKISEQNLRNNNIFQKVDNIPIHLNENISKSYVDKKLNSIFLCSDNNNTNKYQQAKSRHTYKIFNKNTNLKNIQDNISSTYFNHNNVIFNSKIIMRGEINENINLNLFKNNVLYSKRSLNPIEVYIDENKYFGNNSLAMLSNCLTPIPGLKKVLQNAKMLYSTNAYIYQYNNYGVTNDNIHNSLMAVDQVINSYESLSCE, encoded by the coding sequence atggGTGTTTTAGGTGTGCAGATTGGGCAATGTGGAAATCAAATAGGAATGGAATTTTACGACAGtatttataaacatattatgagttgtaaaaatggaagtttaaaaaataaattaattaatatgtatttCGATGAAGAATGtgaatatgataataacATATTTCCTATAATAGAATATGAAGATTTTacaagtaataaaaatattaaaggaCATATAATAAGTCCTGATATTTCAAATGtaaaatgtttaaataattatactgCAAGGTGTATATTAATAGACATGGAACCAAAAGTAATCGAAAATTGCCTGAACGGCAAtaaatttgataaaaattctCCTGACTAtagtaattatattttaaaaaataaaaataaaaaatatgaacaagcAAGAAATTATGAATTTGGTAAATATGACAATGAATGTGTGAGGATAAGcaattttgataaaagCCAGAAATATGTCTGTGGattaaatgaatattatgagccaacaaataattttataaaaatatttgacaaaaaatgtaatattataaagtcaattgataattataaaaatgatgaaatggaaaataattCCCAAAAGtttgatgataataatgtagTTAATACATCGTCTTATTCGAAAATGTACAGCATTAATCAGTGGAAgtataacaaaaataatgtgaTTTATGGCCTGAACGGGTCAGGTAATAATTGGTCCTATGGATTTAATGTAcatgcaaaaaatatatgtgaagattttttaaatttaataaataaagagttagaaaaaaataataataacaacgAATGTAtagataatataatattatttcataGTTTAGCAGGTGGAAGTGGTAGTGGAATAAgttcatatatatcatatattttaaaagatgaatatccaaaaataaatttatttaatatatgtgtTTTACCATATACTTTTGGTGAAATAAGTGTACAAAGCTTAAATACGATATTATGTTTATCGTCTATTTATGAGGTTTCAGATTGTGTTATGgtttttgaaaatgataaatttgaattaatgtgtaaaaaaataaatgggGGTAATATTTCAGGAGACACAATAGGGTATTCATCAAATTCTTTTGGAAGTATagatacaaataatattaacaaatatatatgtcaaTTTCTTGTACATACATTAGGACTACCAATTGATTAtagttatttaaaaaataataattattataaatattcaaattttatgaattcAATAGTGTCTGATTTATGTTGTCATcctaattataaattaatatcaaCTAGATATCTTCCACaagtatataaagaaaatctAAAGTTTGAGCAGAATACATTTaatatgttaataaaaagaatgCATAAGATGGTtataaatggaaatatattagaTTATAGTGTAGGTAATTCTAAAGATAGTGCAGAGATGACTAgccattttaataattatatggatagctattttccaaaaatttctgaacaaaatttaagaaataataatatatttcaaaaagtTGATAATATTCCTATacatttaaatgaaaatataagtaaATCATATgtagataaaaaattaaattctatttttttatgtagtgataataataatacaaataaatatcagCAAGCAAAATCAAGACAtacttataaaatatttaataaaaatactaatttaaaaaatatacaagaTAATATAAGTTCAACATATTTCAACCACaataatgttatttttaattcaaaaattataatgcGTGGagaaattaatgaaaatataaatcttaatttatttaaaaataatgttttatatagtAAAAGATCATTAAACCCTATAGAAGTTTAtattgatgaaaataaatattttggcAATAATAGTTTAGCTATGTTATCGAATTGTTTAACTCCTATACCgggtttaaaaaaagttttacaaaatgctaaaatgttatattcCACAAatgcttatatatatcaatataaCAACTATGGAGTGACAAACGACAACATCCATAATTCCCTTATGGCGGTTGACCAAGTTATTAATTCATATGAAAGTTTGTCTTGCGAGTAG